A genomic segment from Daphnia pulex isolate KAP4 chromosome 5, ASM2113471v1 encodes:
- the LOC124195062 gene encoding hemocyte protein-glutamine gamma-glutamyltransferase-like isoform X2 — protein MSSPMTQQGSPGMLRRSVSGSSGLNNLAKSSSFIRRNNDRDVMGNNVGVSPGGSNAAYRASLVSHYAEDLDRRRRAERAVEDIRTDGMSSDNLKIDSVELYSRDNAREHRTDRYELVRDTGRDIGSSSSLAMSMSMTNMSSLSSMDYRSSSSSSTTVLRRGQPFFMAVRMKERNFDPRRDILRASFSFGPNPQVTKGTKVVLPFRMNQREFNRAPQKWDMRLHQQEGFNITFQVHIPANALVGLWRVTIETTTTTPGARVDEFRFKDDIYILFNPFCRDDPVYLDSEDLRREYLMNETGKVFVGTHHRPKGRRWVYGQFSDVALPAAQLLLEQSGLNPTERGNPVQVVRAIASIINANDGFGLLEGKWEGSFEDGVCPWVWTGSSKIFEHYLRNGSKPVKYGQCWVFAAVATSIFRALGIPSRPVTNFVSARDTNHTLSVDKYFDVFGDEMKGGPDGDNQDALWNFHAWTEVWMSRPDLQAGFNGWQAIDPTPPPQFWQNNSGDQKNRGPWAVESFRRGPSSVESVRRGEVGFAYDTPYLFAEVNAEVSHFQEDETSHWGFRKIHVNNYHVGRMILTKRPGADDDVSDADAEDITSLYKNPDGMSRYQKHGDGCFNSHFNQGMSSPYLERRDRDRDMMHYPGTSVRRLSIVDIARKPWYDESRHAVDPGSAAERMSSMNAARSVERSQPMFDNRPISDDVYFDLIEQDKVAWGQPFNLQVHIQNRSQEMRTITTILSANSVYYTGVTARRLGRNDRQFVLQPGGRETLQMRVSWDEYRDKIVDYGHIKIYAMASVQETKQCWSEEDDFQLEKPKLDVQIRGNPQVGQDCFVTFSFMNPISVTLTECEFTFEGPGLVRAQTIKYRDVKPGEMISFVQKFMPRFNGERKLVATFNSRELGDIIGSRPIHVRD, from the exons ATGAGTTCTCCAATGACTCAACAAGGATCTCCAG GCATGTTGCGTCGCTCAGTGAGCGGTAGCTCAGGATTGAACAACTTGGCCAAGTCATCGAGTTTCATCCGTCGTAATAACGACCGCGATGTCATGGGAAACAATGTTGGAGTCAGTCCCGGAGGCAGCAACGCTGCCTACCGCGCCTCACTGGTCTCGCACTACGCCGAAGATTTGGATAGGCGTCGTCGCGCTGAACGAGCCGTCGAAGACATCCGCACCGATGGAA tgtCTTCGGACAATTTGAAGATCGATTCTGTTGAGTTGTACTCGCGTGATAACGCCCGCGAACATCGCACTGACCGCTACGAATTAGTTCGTGACACTGGCCGa GACATtggatcgtcgtcgtccttggCTATGTCTATGTCGATGACTAACATGTCTTCATTGTCATCGATGGACTACcgttcatcttcttcgtcgtccacTACTGTTCTTCGTCGTGGCCAGCCTTTCTTCATGGCTGTGCGCATGAAGGAACGCAACTTTGATCCTCGTCGCGATATCCTCCGAGCATCCTTCAGCTTTG GCCCGAATCCTCAGGTTACCAAGGGAACCAAAGTTGTTTTGCCTTTCCGCATGAACCAACGTGAATTTAACCGAGCCCCGCAAAAGTGGGACATGCGACTTCATCAACAGGAGGGTTTCAACATCACTTTCCAA GTCCATATCCCTGCCAACGCACTAGTCGGACTTTGGCGTGTGACCATTgaaaccaccaccacgacTCCAGGCGCCCGTGTCGACGAATTCCGTTTCAAGGATGACATTTACATCTTGTTCAACCCCTTCTGTCGAG ACGATCCCGTGTACTTGGATAGCGAGGATCTGCGCCGGGAGTATTTGATGAACGAAACAGGCAAGGTGTTCGTTGGCACCCATCACCGCCCCAAGGGCCGTCGTTGGGTCTACGGACAGTTCTCTGATGTTGCTCTGCCAGCTGCCCAGCTTTTGTTGGAACAATCTGGACTCAATCCAACTGAAAGAGGCAACCCTGTCCAAGTTGTCCGCGCCATTGCCTCAATC ATCAACGCAAACGATGGTTTTGGTTTGTTGGAAGGCAAATGGGAAGGCTCATTCGAAGACGGTGTTTGCCCATGGGTATGGACCGGAAGCTCCAAAATCTTCGAGCACTACCTGCGCAACGGATCCAAACCAGTCAAATACGGCCAATGCTGGGTGTTCGCCGCTGTGGCTACTTCCA TCTTCCGCGCTTTGGGTATCCCATCTCGTCCCGTGACCAATTTCGTTTCCGCACGCGACACCAACCACACCTTGTCGGTCGACAAGTACTTTGATGTCTTTGGCGATGAGATGAAAGGTGGCCCAGATGGTGACAATCAGGATGCCTTGTGGAACTTCCATGCTTG GACTGAGGTATGGATGTCACGTCCCGATCTCCAAGCTGGATTCAACGGCTGGCAGGCTATTGACCCCACTCCTCCTCCCCAGTTCTGGCAGAACAACTCTGGAG ATCAAAAGAATCGAGGACCATGGGCTGTTGAATCTTTCCGTCGAGGCCCATCTTCCGTCGAGTCTGTTCGTCGTGGCGAAGTTGGGTTCGCTTACGATACCCCCTAC ttgTTTGCTGAAGTCAACGCCGAAGTTAGCCACTTCCAAGAGGATGAGACTTCTCATTGGGGATTCAGAAAGATTCACGTCAACAACTATCA TGTTGGCCGCATGATCTTGACCAAGCGACCAGgagctgatgatgatgtcagTGATGCCGATGCTGAAGATATCACTAGTCTGTACAAGAATCCCGATGGCATGTCCCGTTACCAGAAACACGGAGATGGATGCTTCAACTCTCACTTca ACCAAGGAATGTCATCTCCTTACCTAGAAAGAAGAGATAGGGATAGGGATATGATGCATTACCCAGGAACCTCAGTTCGCCGTCTAAGTATTGTCGACATCGCCCGCAAGCCCTGGTATGATGAATCCCGACATGCAGTTGACCCAGGATCAGCAGCTGAGCGTATGTCATCCATGAACGCAGCTCGCAGCGTAGAGCGATCACAACCCATGTTTGACAACCGACCAATTAGCGATGACGTTTATTTCGATTTGATCGAGCAAGACAAAGTTGCCTGGGGACAGCCGTTCAACCTTCAAGTCCACATTCAG AACCGTTCCCAAGAAATGAGGACCATCACGACAATCCTGTCCGCTAACTCCGTCTATTACACAGGAGTTACCGCTCGCCGCCTTGGCCGCAACGACCGCCAGTTTGTCCTTCAACCTGGAGGCC gtGAAACTCTGCAAATGCGCGTCAGCTGGGATGAGTACCGCGACAAAATTGTCGACTATGGTCACATTAAGATTTACGCCATGGCATCCGTACAAGAAACCAAGCAGTGTTGGAGCGAAGAAGATGACTTCCAGCTTGAGAAACCCAAGCTGGATGTTCAG ATCCGTGGAAATCCTCAAGTTGGCCAGGATTGCTTCGTCACATTCAGTTTTATGAACCCCATCTCAGTTACTCTGACTGAGTGCGAGTTCACTTTCGAAGGACCTGGTCTGGTACGTGCCCAGACTATTAAATACCG TGACGTGAAACCTGGAGAGATGATCAGCTTCGTTCAGAAGTTTATGCCTCGCTTCAATGGTGAGCGTAAACTTGTTGCTACTTTCAACTCCCGCGAGTTGGGCGACATTATTGGTTCCCGTCCGATCCATGTCCGCGATTAA
- the LOC124195062 gene encoding hemocyte protein-glutamine gamma-glutamyltransferase-like isoform X1 translates to MRRNGQSGTMSSPMTQQGSPGMLRRSVSGSSGLNNLAKSSSFIRRNNDRDVMGNNVGVSPGGSNAAYRASLVSHYAEDLDRRRRAERAVEDIRTDGMSSDNLKIDSVELYSRDNAREHRTDRYELVRDTGRDIGSSSSLAMSMSMTNMSSLSSMDYRSSSSSSTTVLRRGQPFFMAVRMKERNFDPRRDILRASFSFGPNPQVTKGTKVVLPFRMNQREFNRAPQKWDMRLHQQEGFNITFQVHIPANALVGLWRVTIETTTTTPGARVDEFRFKDDIYILFNPFCRDDPVYLDSEDLRREYLMNETGKVFVGTHHRPKGRRWVYGQFSDVALPAAQLLLEQSGLNPTERGNPVQVVRAIASIINANDGFGLLEGKWEGSFEDGVCPWVWTGSSKIFEHYLRNGSKPVKYGQCWVFAAVATSIFRALGIPSRPVTNFVSARDTNHTLSVDKYFDVFGDEMKGGPDGDNQDALWNFHAWTEVWMSRPDLQAGFNGWQAIDPTPPPQFWQNNSGDQKNRGPWAVESFRRGPSSVESVRRGEVGFAYDTPYLFAEVNAEVSHFQEDETSHWGFRKIHVNNYHVGRMILTKRPGADDDVSDADAEDITSLYKNPDGMSRYQKHGDGCFNSHFNQGMSSPYLERRDRDRDMMHYPGTSVRRLSIVDIARKPWYDESRHAVDPGSAAERMSSMNAARSVERSQPMFDNRPISDDVYFDLIEQDKVAWGQPFNLQVHIQNRSQEMRTITTILSANSVYYTGVTARRLGRNDRQFVLQPGGRETLQMRVSWDEYRDKIVDYGHIKIYAMASVQETKQCWSEEDDFQLEKPKLDVQIRGNPQVGQDCFVTFSFMNPISVTLTECEFTFEGPGLVRAQTIKYRDVKPGEMISFVQKFMPRFNGERKLVATFNSRELGDIIGSRPIHVRD, encoded by the exons ATGCGTCGAAACGGGCAGTCAG GCACAATGAGTTCTCCAATGACTCAACAAGGATCTCCAG GCATGTTGCGTCGCTCAGTGAGCGGTAGCTCAGGATTGAACAACTTGGCCAAGTCATCGAGTTTCATCCGTCGTAATAACGACCGCGATGTCATGGGAAACAATGTTGGAGTCAGTCCCGGAGGCAGCAACGCTGCCTACCGCGCCTCACTGGTCTCGCACTACGCCGAAGATTTGGATAGGCGTCGTCGCGCTGAACGAGCCGTCGAAGACATCCGCACCGATGGAA tgtCTTCGGACAATTTGAAGATCGATTCTGTTGAGTTGTACTCGCGTGATAACGCCCGCGAACATCGCACTGACCGCTACGAATTAGTTCGTGACACTGGCCGa GACATtggatcgtcgtcgtccttggCTATGTCTATGTCGATGACTAACATGTCTTCATTGTCATCGATGGACTACcgttcatcttcttcgtcgtccacTACTGTTCTTCGTCGTGGCCAGCCTTTCTTCATGGCTGTGCGCATGAAGGAACGCAACTTTGATCCTCGTCGCGATATCCTCCGAGCATCCTTCAGCTTTG GCCCGAATCCTCAGGTTACCAAGGGAACCAAAGTTGTTTTGCCTTTCCGCATGAACCAACGTGAATTTAACCGAGCCCCGCAAAAGTGGGACATGCGACTTCATCAACAGGAGGGTTTCAACATCACTTTCCAA GTCCATATCCCTGCCAACGCACTAGTCGGACTTTGGCGTGTGACCATTgaaaccaccaccacgacTCCAGGCGCCCGTGTCGACGAATTCCGTTTCAAGGATGACATTTACATCTTGTTCAACCCCTTCTGTCGAG ACGATCCCGTGTACTTGGATAGCGAGGATCTGCGCCGGGAGTATTTGATGAACGAAACAGGCAAGGTGTTCGTTGGCACCCATCACCGCCCCAAGGGCCGTCGTTGGGTCTACGGACAGTTCTCTGATGTTGCTCTGCCAGCTGCCCAGCTTTTGTTGGAACAATCTGGACTCAATCCAACTGAAAGAGGCAACCCTGTCCAAGTTGTCCGCGCCATTGCCTCAATC ATCAACGCAAACGATGGTTTTGGTTTGTTGGAAGGCAAATGGGAAGGCTCATTCGAAGACGGTGTTTGCCCATGGGTATGGACCGGAAGCTCCAAAATCTTCGAGCACTACCTGCGCAACGGATCCAAACCAGTCAAATACGGCCAATGCTGGGTGTTCGCCGCTGTGGCTACTTCCA TCTTCCGCGCTTTGGGTATCCCATCTCGTCCCGTGACCAATTTCGTTTCCGCACGCGACACCAACCACACCTTGTCGGTCGACAAGTACTTTGATGTCTTTGGCGATGAGATGAAAGGTGGCCCAGATGGTGACAATCAGGATGCCTTGTGGAACTTCCATGCTTG GACTGAGGTATGGATGTCACGTCCCGATCTCCAAGCTGGATTCAACGGCTGGCAGGCTATTGACCCCACTCCTCCTCCCCAGTTCTGGCAGAACAACTCTGGAG ATCAAAAGAATCGAGGACCATGGGCTGTTGAATCTTTCCGTCGAGGCCCATCTTCCGTCGAGTCTGTTCGTCGTGGCGAAGTTGGGTTCGCTTACGATACCCCCTAC ttgTTTGCTGAAGTCAACGCCGAAGTTAGCCACTTCCAAGAGGATGAGACTTCTCATTGGGGATTCAGAAAGATTCACGTCAACAACTATCA TGTTGGCCGCATGATCTTGACCAAGCGACCAGgagctgatgatgatgtcagTGATGCCGATGCTGAAGATATCACTAGTCTGTACAAGAATCCCGATGGCATGTCCCGTTACCAGAAACACGGAGATGGATGCTTCAACTCTCACTTca ACCAAGGAATGTCATCTCCTTACCTAGAAAGAAGAGATAGGGATAGGGATATGATGCATTACCCAGGAACCTCAGTTCGCCGTCTAAGTATTGTCGACATCGCCCGCAAGCCCTGGTATGATGAATCCCGACATGCAGTTGACCCAGGATCAGCAGCTGAGCGTATGTCATCCATGAACGCAGCTCGCAGCGTAGAGCGATCACAACCCATGTTTGACAACCGACCAATTAGCGATGACGTTTATTTCGATTTGATCGAGCAAGACAAAGTTGCCTGGGGACAGCCGTTCAACCTTCAAGTCCACATTCAG AACCGTTCCCAAGAAATGAGGACCATCACGACAATCCTGTCCGCTAACTCCGTCTATTACACAGGAGTTACCGCTCGCCGCCTTGGCCGCAACGACCGCCAGTTTGTCCTTCAACCTGGAGGCC gtGAAACTCTGCAAATGCGCGTCAGCTGGGATGAGTACCGCGACAAAATTGTCGACTATGGTCACATTAAGATTTACGCCATGGCATCCGTACAAGAAACCAAGCAGTGTTGGAGCGAAGAAGATGACTTCCAGCTTGAGAAACCCAAGCTGGATGTTCAG ATCCGTGGAAATCCTCAAGTTGGCCAGGATTGCTTCGTCACATTCAGTTTTATGAACCCCATCTCAGTTACTCTGACTGAGTGCGAGTTCACTTTCGAAGGACCTGGTCTGGTACGTGCCCAGACTATTAAATACCG TGACGTGAAACCTGGAGAGATGATCAGCTTCGTTCAGAAGTTTATGCCTCGCTTCAATGGTGAGCGTAAACTTGTTGCTACTTTCAACTCCCGCGAGTTGGGCGACATTATTGGTTCCCGTCCGATCCATGTCCGCGATTAA
- the LOC124193363 gene encoding mothers against decapentaplegic homolog 3-like has translation MTSLIPLSSPVKRLLGWKRGEGEEKWSEKAVKSLVKKLKKSGGLDELEKAVTSQSSSTKCITIPRSLDGRLQVSQRKGLPHVIYCRLWRWPDLQTHHELHALENCEYAFQLKRDEVCVNPYHYQRVETPVLPPILVPRQAETGVSSVNLSSPGTNNNHQIVTSTVATIQDLLSLDDLPLSIADGPDFIMSTAGVNSPSPASIGGSDGGGGTFPLTETPPPGYMSEDGDTQEPADLMNVSRVSPSPPIDAQPVMYCEPAFWCSISYYELNTRVGETFHASQPSITVDGFTDPSNSERFCLGLLSNVNRNPVVEQTRRHIGKGVRLYYIGGEVFAECLSDSSIFVQSPNCNQRYGWHPATVCKIPPGCNLKIFNNQEFAALLSQSVSQGFEAVYQLTRMCTIRMSFVKGWGAEYRRQTVTSTPCWIELHLNGPLQWLDRVLTQMGSPRLPCSSMS, from the exons ATGACTTCATTGATACCCTTGTCATCCCCAGTAAAGCGATTGCTCGGTTGGAAACGAG GTGAAGGTGAAGAAAAGTGGAGTGAAAAGGCAGTCAAAAGCCTTGTTAAGAAGCTTAAAAAAAGTGGTGGCTTAGATGAACTGGAAAAAGCTGTAACTTCTCAAAGTTCCAGTACAAAGTGTATTACAATTCCAAG ATCTTTAGACGGCCGTCTTCAAGTATCCCAACGTAAAGGACTGCCTCATGTAATTTACTGTCGCCTGTGGAGGTGGCCAGATCTTCAGACACACCACGAATTGCATGCGCTTGAAAATTGCGAGTACGCCTTTCAGCTCAAACGAGACGAAGTTTGTGTTAATCCTTACCACTACCAAAGGGTGGAAACACCAG TTTTACCGCCTATCTTGGTACCACGCCAAGCGGAAACTGGAGTGAGCAGTGTCAACCTTTCATCGCCAGGAACCAATAACAATCATCAAATTGTGACAAGCACGGTCGCCACAATTCAAGACCTGCTCTCGTTGGATGATCTTCCGTTATCGATAGCCGACGGTCCAGACTTTATCATGTCGACCGCCGGGGTGAATTCACCTAGTCCTGCTTCTATTGGTGGAAGCGATGGTGGTGGCGGCACTTTTCCATTAACAGAAACACCTCCCCCAGGTTACATGTCAGAAGATGGCGACACGCAAGAACCCGCTGATTTAATGA ATGTCAGCCGAGTGTCACCCAGCCCCCCCATCGACGCCCAACCGGTTATGTACTGCGAACCGGCTTTTTGGTGTTCGATTAGCTATTATGAATTGAACACACGCGTGGGAGAAACTTTTCATGCATCTCAGCCATCCATTACCGTTGACGGTTTTACTGATCCCAGCAACTCGGAGCGGTTTTGCCTGGGGCTGTTATCAAACGTGAATCGTAATCCTGTTGTGGAGCAGACTCGCCGTCATATTGGGAAAGGAGTTCGTCTCTATTACATTGGTGGCGAGGTTTTTGCTGAATGTTTGAGCGATTCGTCAATATTTGTACAGTCACCAAACTGCAATCAGCGCTACGGTTGGCATCCAGCAACCGTTTGTAAAATCCCACCAG gttgcaatttaaaaatatttaacaacCAAGAATTCGCCGCTCTTCTATCCCAGTCAGTGAGCCAAGGCTTTGAGGCTGTTTACCAGTTGACGAGAATGTGCACTATACGGATGAGCTTCGTCAAAGGATGGGGTGCCGAGTACAGACGACAGACAGTAACATCTACCCCTTGTTGGATCGAGCTACATTTAAATGGTCCACTGCAATGGCTAGATCGAGTTCTGACTCAAATGGGATCGCCTCGCCTTCCGTGTAGCTCCATGTCATGA